The Peribacillus sp. FSL E2-0218 genome contains a region encoding:
- a CDS encoding CocE/NonD family hydrolase, which produces MNKFMGRPDLKPTHPTDTKSGLNKIVITTAHYGNQEMIMEKDVPIKMRDGVTIYVNVFRPNKPGKFPVIMSMDPYNKDGLPPYDTFRQVWPSVGTIVTSLFAPFESPDPGFWVPNDYILIKIATRGSSKSEGDLYPWTKTETQDYYEVIEWAGVQEWSDGNVGLNGVSYLAMTQWRVAAMNPSHLKAIIPWEGTSDLYREWYFHGGIPETVFSADFEKLQHTRWPNNNIEEMVAAQKEHPLLDTHWEERQVTLSDIKVPMFVCASWSTQGLHNRGTFEGFKQASSKNKWLLVHGRKEWETYYLRESLEQQKEFFDYFLKGIENDWMDTPRVRYEVREKFYKGHIRTANDWPLPQTKYFEHYLNGEEMSLQQAPIQNETRLTYNAEPGQTENSDLRFKFTADEDMELTGNMKLKLWVSTDDTDDMDLFVGIKKFDKHGNEVFLPDFNHLEDGQVASGWLRVSHRELDPVKSTPYQPILRHKRLLKLNKGEIVPVEIEILPSSIFLKSGESLVLVIKGSDIIIDDNPTGSRGYGHTDTVNKGTHTVYAGGKYDSFLLVPVIPKQ; this is translated from the coding sequence ATGAATAAATTCATGGGACGCCCTGATCTGAAACCGACACATCCCACTGACACTAAATCAGGTTTAAACAAGATAGTCATAACTACTGCGCATTATGGAAATCAAGAGATGATAATGGAAAAGGATGTTCCTATCAAAATGCGGGATGGGGTCACCATATACGTCAATGTTTTCCGTCCAAATAAGCCTGGAAAGTTTCCGGTAATAATGAGCATGGATCCATATAATAAAGATGGCTTACCCCCCTATGATACTTTTCGTCAAGTCTGGCCATCGGTAGGCACCATCGTTACATCTCTTTTTGCCCCATTTGAGTCACCTGATCCCGGTTTTTGGGTGCCAAACGATTATATATTGATTAAAATCGCAACGCGAGGCAGTTCAAAATCGGAAGGTGACCTCTATCCTTGGACGAAAACGGAAACTCAAGATTATTATGAAGTCATCGAATGGGCCGGCGTTCAGGAGTGGAGCGATGGCAATGTGGGACTAAACGGTGTGTCATATTTGGCCATGACCCAGTGGCGGGTGGCCGCTATGAATCCGTCTCATCTGAAGGCGATCATCCCGTGGGAAGGGACTTCTGATCTGTACCGGGAATGGTACTTTCACGGCGGAATACCGGAAACGGTTTTCTCAGCTGATTTCGAGAAGTTGCAACATACCAGGTGGCCAAATAACAACATAGAAGAAATGGTAGCTGCGCAAAAAGAACATCCATTACTCGATACACACTGGGAGGAAAGACAGGTTACATTGTCCGATATCAAGGTACCCATGTTTGTTTGTGCCAGCTGGTCCACTCAAGGGTTGCATAACCGCGGTACCTTTGAGGGCTTTAAACAGGCTTCATCCAAAAACAAGTGGCTGCTGGTTCATGGCCGCAAGGAATGGGAAACCTACTATTTGCGTGAATCGCTTGAACAGCAGAAGGAGTTCTTCGATTATTTCCTGAAAGGAATTGAGAATGATTGGATGGATACGCCTCGGGTACGCTACGAGGTCAGAGAGAAATTCTATAAGGGACACATTCGCACCGCGAATGATTGGCCGTTACCCCAAACCAAATATTTTGAGCATTATCTGAATGGCGAAGAAATGTCCCTGCAGCAGGCACCCATTCAGAACGAAACCAGACTTACCTATAATGCCGAACCTGGTCAGACAGAAAATAGTGATTTAAGATTTAAATTTACTGCTGACGAGGACATGGAGCTCACCGGTAATATGAAGCTCAAGCTATGGGTCTCCACCGATGACACGGATGATATGGATCTTTTTGTCGGCATTAAGAAGTTCGACAAACACGGTAATGAAGTATTCCTGCCCGACTTTAACCATCTTGAAGACGGTCAGGTGGCTAGCGGATGGCTGAGGGTTTCCCATAGAGAGCTGGACCCTGTGAAATCCACTCCTTATCAGCCTATACTTAGGCACAAGCGATTATTGAAGCTTAATAAAGGCGAAATTGTGCCGGTAGAAATTGAAATATTGCCTTCAAGCATATTCCTCAAGAGTGGGGAAAGTCTGGTGCTGGTCATAAAAGGCAGCGATATAATTATCGATGACAACCCGACAGGCTCAAGGGGGTATGGGCACACTGATACAGTGAACAAAGGGACTCATACGGTTTACGCCGGGGGAAAGTATGATTCATTCCTTTTGGTACCAGTGATTCCTAAGCAATAG
- a CDS encoding selenium metabolism-associated LysR family transcriptional regulator — MDPLRVFVTVIEQKNFSRAGEILNLSQPGVSLHIRNLENELGAKLIYRSPKQVQITEPGKILYRHAKQMLNHYETAVREINDFNNVVSGTLKIGASFTIGEYYLPKVLAEYAAQFPLVDLQVIISNSNEVIQGIRSNQLDIGLIEGETEHKDIEVSPFMKDEMIIVVPPVHELSQMDIIEGSMLQDQTWVLREQGSGTRTYSDKLLGSLELNVTRSFIFTSIQGVKEAVMAGLGIALLSRLTVQKELKSNELKTFHLKNEPIIRPFSIVKKLDFEASKALEMFLKKVEKFSLNG, encoded by the coding sequence ATGGATCCTTTAAGAGTATTTGTAACCGTAATCGAGCAAAAAAACTTTTCCAGGGCAGGGGAAATCCTGAACCTGTCCCAGCCGGGTGTCAGTCTTCATATCAGGAATTTGGAAAATGAGTTAGGAGCGAAATTGATATATCGATCACCGAAACAAGTCCAAATAACGGAACCCGGTAAAATTTTATATCGTCATGCGAAGCAAATGCTCAATCATTATGAGACGGCCGTAAGGGAAATTAATGATTTCAATAACGTGGTTAGCGGAACGCTGAAAATCGGTGCTAGTTTTACGATCGGGGAATATTATCTTCCAAAGGTCTTGGCGGAATATGCTGCCCAATTTCCGCTGGTGGATTTACAGGTCATCATCTCCAATTCAAATGAAGTCATTCAAGGGATTCGATCAAATCAGCTCGATATAGGTTTGATTGAAGGGGAGACGGAGCATAAAGATATAGAAGTCAGCCCATTCATGAAAGATGAGATGATCATCGTCGTTCCTCCGGTGCATGAACTTTCACAAATGGATATCATTGAAGGTTCCATGCTGCAGGATCAAACTTGGGTGCTCAGGGAGCAAGGATCGGGCACCCGCACATATTCAGACAAACTTCTCGGCAGCCTGGAGCTAAACGTGACACGAAGCTTTATTTTCACCAGTATCCAAGGGGTGAAAGAAGCGGTCATGGCAGGGCTGGGGATTGCCTTATTATCCCGCTTGACTGTCCAGAAGGAATTGAAATCCAATGAATTGAAAACCTTTCATTTGAAAAACGAACCCATCATCAGACCGTTTTCCATTGTTAAAAAACTGGACTTTGAAGCTTCAAAAGCATTGGAAATGTTTTTAAAGAAGGTGGAAAAATTTTCGTTAAACGGTTAA
- a CDS encoding ABC transporter permease, which translates to METLQQLGTYYSQNWMYVLTEFYRHFLMSAYGVLFAAIIAIPAGIFIAKHKKLSTWVFSITNVIQTTPALAMLALLMLVMGLGTNTVILSLFLYSLLPILRNTYVGITSIEQAYLDSGKAMGMTKFQLLRMVELPLSLSVIMAGLRTALVVAIGVTAVGTFVGAGGLGDIIVRGTNASNGTAIILAGAIPTALMAILSDLLLGWIERALSPIKKRKTHTA; encoded by the coding sequence ATGGAAACCTTACAACAGCTGGGAACGTATTATTCCCAAAACTGGATGTATGTGCTTACTGAGTTTTATCGTCATTTTTTAATGTCCGCTTACGGTGTATTATTTGCAGCCATCATAGCCATCCCGGCAGGCATTTTCATCGCTAAGCATAAGAAATTGAGTACATGGGTATTTTCGATAACGAATGTGATACAAACTACACCAGCACTGGCAATGCTTGCTCTCCTCATGCTAGTGATGGGGTTAGGGACGAATACCGTAATTTTGTCATTGTTTTTATATTCCCTATTGCCGATCCTGAGGAATACTTATGTTGGAATTACAAGCATAGAACAAGCTTATTTAGATTCCGGCAAGGCAATGGGCATGACTAAATTCCAGCTTCTTCGAATGGTTGAACTGCCATTATCCCTATCAGTCATAATGGCCGGTCTACGTACAGCACTTGTCGTGGCAATTGGAGTCACTGCGGTCGGTACATTCGTTGGCGCAGGCGGCCTAGGCGATATCATCGTCAGGGGAACGAACGCTTCCAATGGGACGGCAATCATACTGGCAGGTGCGATTCCGACGGCATTGATGGCCATCCTTTCAGATTTATTGCTTGGGTGGATCGAGCGAGCACTTTCCCCCATTAAAAAGAGAAAAACGCATACAGCTTGA
- a CDS encoding DoxX family protein, producing MKIPISKSRLWVARVMSGLVILFMLFDGITKILKLKVMVDGTLEMGFAEHHVTIIGFLAILSAVLYTLPPTSILGAIVLTGFFGGVIASHIRLDNPLFSHTLFPVYLAILTWGGIYLRDERLQTIFPIKRRQSISDKNDFNSTKMG from the coding sequence ATGAAGATCCCCATTTCTAAAAGTCGTCTTTGGGTTGCGCGAGTCATGAGTGGTCTTGTTATACTATTTATGTTGTTCGATGGGATTACGAAAATACTTAAATTAAAAGTAATGGTAGATGGTACTTTGGAAATGGGATTTGCGGAACATCATGTTACAATCATTGGTTTCCTTGCCATTCTTTCAGCGGTCCTGTACACATTGCCTCCAACATCCATACTTGGTGCCATTGTATTAACCGGTTTTTTTGGTGGGGTCATTGCTTCTCATATTCGTTTAGATAACCCCTTATTTTCCCATACCTTATTCCCTGTTTATCTTGCAATATTAACTTGGGGAGGGATTTACCTTCGAGACGAGAGGTTGCAGACTATCTTTCCTATAAAGCGAAGACAATCAATTAGTGATAAAAATGACTTTAACTCTACAAAGATGGGTTGA
- a CDS encoding YeiH family protein, translated as MEQTKVRTKKRGFSLGIGLTLLIAIAAKYLAELPFLHIMGQLVIAILIGVTWKSIMGVPAYAVAGTNYSSKVLLRLGIILLGMRLNLKDIVIAGPRTFAVGAISLVFAILIVYGLTRLFKVDKKLGLLTACGTGICGAAAILAISTQIKAKEKDTAVAVATVAVLGTTFTFGYTILYPLLGLSDPGYGIFAGATLHEIAHVIAAAAPGGNEAVDLAVMVKLTRVALLIPVALLIGFLMNWKERSTCESKSSFKSIQIPWFIIGFLLMSALNTSGFVPASVAAMLVTLSYILMAMSMAGLGLNIDLLTFKKYGGKPFAAGLIGSILLSVLGFALVHVFHLT; from the coding sequence TTGGAACAAACAAAGGTAAGAACAAAAAAACGTGGATTTTCATTAGGAATCGGCTTGACCTTGTTAATTGCGATAGCAGCAAAATACTTAGCAGAGCTTCCGTTCCTTCATATAATGGGTCAGCTAGTCATTGCGATACTCATAGGAGTAACATGGAAATCCATTATGGGCGTTCCAGCATATGCAGTTGCCGGGACAAATTATTCAAGTAAAGTCCTATTGCGGTTGGGCATTATCTTGTTGGGGATGCGCTTGAACCTTAAGGATATTGTCATTGCCGGGCCGCGTACGTTTGCGGTCGGCGCCATTAGCCTGGTATTTGCTATATTAATCGTATATGGCTTGACCCGGCTTTTTAAAGTCGATAAAAAGCTCGGCCTTTTGACAGCGTGCGGAACCGGGATTTGTGGCGCTGCTGCCATTTTAGCCATTTCCACGCAGATTAAAGCAAAAGAAAAGGATACAGCCGTCGCTGTTGCGACAGTCGCGGTTTTAGGCACGACCTTCACCTTTGGGTACACGATCCTTTATCCGTTACTCGGATTATCCGATCCCGGATACGGTATATTTGCTGGAGCTACGCTTCATGAAATTGCTCACGTCATCGCTGCTGCAGCACCAGGAGGCAATGAGGCAGTGGACTTAGCGGTCATGGTCAAATTAACGAGAGTGGCCCTGCTCATCCCTGTTGCACTTTTGATTGGCTTCTTGATGAATTGGAAAGAGCGATCAACGTGTGAAAGCAAGTCTTCCTTTAAATCGATTCAGATACCGTGGTTCATAATTGGATTTTTATTAATGAGCGCCCTCAATACCTCAGGATTCGTTCCTGCTTCTGTAGCGGCAATGCTTGTAACGCTTTCTTATATCCTCATGGCCATGTCAATGGCTGGGTTAGGCTTGAACATCGACCTTCTGACTTTTAAAAAATATGGCGGAAAACCATTCGCGGCCGGTCTGATAGGCTCCATTTTATTATCGGTCCTCGGATTCGCATTGGTTCACGTTTTTCATTTGACTTGA
- a CDS encoding metal-dependent hydrolase: MNGTAHMALGATVGYLTAHSLQTDPTTTLFLVGIGGVSGLMPDMDIDGKLSNRITFSHKFIRILAQTIGILMIIYSVLEGFEAEKWIGAGAGIGIIIISSFITQRHMLTLSGLGVLGIGMSLQENWLWLLGLYMILASFTPHRSYTHSIAGIVFFGIIAYQFEAAIGVDGIFTTCLFGYISHLIADMKFLPFNKRGVKLFLPFYSKAF, from the coding sequence TTGAACGGTACAGCACACATGGCACTTGGGGCAACAGTTGGATACTTAACGGCCCATTCACTACAAACGGATCCGACCACCACGTTATTTTTGGTAGGAATCGGGGGCGTTTCCGGCCTCATGCCCGACATGGATATTGATGGGAAGTTAAGCAATAGGATTACGTTTTCACACAAGTTCATTAGGATCCTGGCTCAAACCATTGGAATTTTAATGATCATTTATAGCGTATTGGAAGGCTTTGAGGCGGAAAAATGGATCGGGGCTGGGGCAGGGATCGGAATAATCATTATTTCCTCATTCATAACACAAAGGCATATGCTCACCCTGAGCGGATTAGGGGTTTTGGGCATTGGGATGTCTTTACAGGAAAATTGGTTATGGCTGCTGGGTCTCTATATGATTCTAGCATCCTTTACGCCTCATAGAAGTTATACCCATTCGATTGCCGGCATTGTTTTCTTTGGTATCATTGCCTATCAGTTCGAGGCAGCGATTGGGGTTGACGGGATTTTCACTACATGTTTATTCGGATATATCAGTCATTTAATTGCCGATATGAAATTCCTTCCTTTCAATAAACGGGGCGTAAAGTTATTTTTGCCATTCTACTCTAAGGCGTTTTGA
- a CDS encoding TetR/AcrR family transcriptional regulator — protein MRNSNPDLRVIRTKESIRHALVELINEKGFEAIKVKDITTRAKINRGTFYAHYQDKFDLMNKCEEEIMLDMSAITKKNFPSVIAALETDSQTLTPFSLTVALFEYLHMNSDFMKAVLGPKGDLSFQTRLKEFMWETLYGNNPSAFIKEENFLVPGQYLASYMGTAIIGVIQQWLESGGKETSQEMARILTTLTVNGPYYAAGLKK, from the coding sequence TTGCGTAATAGTAATCCTGATTTACGTGTCATTCGGACGAAAGAATCAATTCGCCACGCATTGGTAGAATTGATAAATGAAAAAGGCTTTGAAGCAATTAAGGTTAAAGACATAACCACGAGGGCGAAAATTAATAGGGGCACATTTTATGCACACTATCAAGATAAATTTGATTTAATGAATAAATGTGAAGAAGAAATTATGCTTGATATGTCCGCCATAACAAAAAAGAACTTCCCAAGTGTCATTGCTGCACTTGAGACTGATTCCCAGACTTTAACGCCATTTTCCTTAACCGTTGCATTATTTGAGTATTTACATATGAATAGTGACTTTATGAAAGCAGTGTTAGGACCAAAAGGAGATTTATCCTTTCAAACAAGACTGAAAGAATTTATGTGGGAAACACTTTATGGAAATAATCCAAGTGCATTTATAAAGGAGGAAAATTTTCTCGTTCCAGGACAATATTTAGCTTCTTATATGGGAACTGCAATAATAGGGGTCATTCAACAATGGTTGGAAAGTGGCGGAAAAGAAACTTCACAAGAAATGGCTCGTATCCTAACGACCCTTACGGTAAATGGTCCTTACTATGCAGCTGGATTAAAAAAATGA
- the speD gene encoding adenosylmethionine decarboxylase yields MKLTPEQRIELHGFNNLTKSLSFNMYDICYTKTREEREAYLDYIDEQYNAERLSKILHNVADLIGAHVLNTAKQDYVPQGASVTILVSEGPVVEVPTGTYEESPGPLPDNVVMQLDKSHITVHTYPEFHPNEGISTFRADIDVSTCGEISPLKALNYLIHSFDTDIITIDYRVRGFTRDKDGQKLFIDHDINSIQNYIPEEVKGLYDMIDVNVYQENIFHTKCKLKRFDINNYLFGYTEEKLNAEERQEIIERLQTEMDEIFYGANVPHPKEKNRV; encoded by the coding sequence ATGAAACTGACACCAGAACAACGAATCGAACTACATGGCTTTAATAATCTGACGAAGTCGTTAAGCTTTAATATGTATGACATCTGCTATACAAAAACCCGGGAAGAGAGAGAGGCTTACCTGGACTATATCGACGAGCAGTACAATGCAGAGAGGCTTTCAAAAATATTGCATAACGTGGCGGATTTAATTGGGGCACATGTATTGAATACGGCGAAGCAGGATTATGTTCCCCAAGGCGCAAGTGTAACGATCCTTGTTTCAGAGGGTCCTGTCGTCGAGGTGCCGACTGGTACTTACGAGGAATCACCAGGTCCATTACCGGATAATGTGGTCATGCAGCTGGACAAAAGCCATATTACCGTTCATACATACCCTGAGTTTCACCCCAATGAAGGCATTAGCACCTTCAGGGCTGATATCGATGTTTCCACCTGTGGGGAGATATCTCCTCTTAAAGCACTTAACTACCTGATCCATTCCTTCGATACCGACATCATCACAATCGATTATCGTGTAAGAGGGTTCACGCGCGATAAGGACGGCCAGAAATTGTTCATTGATCATGATATCAATTCGATTCAAAACTATATTCCTGAAGAAGTGAAGGGACTATATGACATGATTGATGTGAATGTATACCAGGAAAATATCTTCCATACAAAATGTAAGCTGAAAAGGTTCGATATCAATAATTATTTATTCGGGTATACGGAGGAAAAGCTAAATGCGGAGGAACGGCAGGAAATAATAGAAAGGCTCCAAACCGAAATGGACGAAATTTTTTATGGCGCCAATGTTCCCCATCCAAAAGAGAAAAATCGCGTCTAA